A window of Micromonospora sp. WMMC415 genomic DNA:
GAACACGGCGAGCAGCAGGTAGACCGGCCAGGACAGCACCAGCCCCCAGGCGGTGAGCTGCCGGTGCACGGCGGCCGCCGCGTCCGGCCGGCCCGCGCCGAGCAGCCGGGACAGCTGCGGCGACACCGCCACCCGCAACCCCTGCATCGCCAGCTGGCCGGCGAGGATGTACCGGCCGACGGCGCCGAACACACCCGCCTCGCCCGCGCCGGCGAGGACCGACGTGAGCAGCACGCCGACCCACATGTTGCCGGCGTCGATGGCGGCCGACGCGGCGCGGGGCAGCGCGAAGCCCCAGAACGTCGACCAGTCCCGCCGCTCGGGCCGCAGCGCCGCCCCCCGGCCCACGCCGAGCGGGCCGGCGACCAGGGCCAGGCAGCTCAGCAGGGCGATCCCGGCCGGGACCAGCCAGGCGGACATGCCCGCCACCAGGCCGCCGCCGACGAGCACGGCCGCGCCGACGAGCGCCGGCCGGGCCACCGGCAGCAGGAAGAACTGCACCGACACGTACGCCCGGATCGGTCGTACGCAGCGCAGCGCGGCGAGCAGCAGCGTCATCAGCACCACCACCGGCACGGCGGCGAAGCTCGTCACGAGCAGCGCCGCCCCGGCCGCGCCACCGAGCACGCGGGGGGCGAGGGCGTCGGCGGCGAGCACACCGGTGACCGCCACGACGACCGCGACCACCAGCGGCGGCAGCAGTCCCACCGGCAGCAAGCGGGCGGCGTCGCCCCGGGGCCCGGTGCGCCGGCGCGGCAGCGCCCACATGAGGCCGGTCTCCGCGCCGAGGGTGCACACGGCGGTCGCCACCGTGACCACCCCGATCGCCGCGAAGATCGCGCCGGAGCCCGCGGTGCCGTAGCCGCGGGTGATGACGACGGCCAGCAGGAACCCGAACAGGCCGCTGGTGGCGGCACCGATCAGGCCGGCGAATCCGCTGCGCGCGCTGCGCCGGGTCTCCGCGTCGGCGCTCGGCGCGGCCGAGCCGGCCGTCGAGGACCGGACGGCGGCGGTCACGTGGTCACCGCCTGCGGACCGACGGGCAGGGTCGGCGCCGACGCCCGCCGTGCGGCCGCCTCCCGCTCGGTGA
This region includes:
- a CDS encoding lipopolysaccharide biosynthesis protein, whose product is MTAAVRSSTAGSAAPSADAETRRSARSGFAGLIGAATSGLFGFLLAVVITRGYGTAGSGAIFAAIGVVTVATAVCTLGAETGLMWALPRRRTGPRGDAARLLPVGLLPPLVVAVVVAVTGVLAADALAPRVLGGAAGAALLVTSFAAVPVVVLMTLLLAALRCVRPIRAYVSVQFFLLPVARPALVGAAVLVGGGLVAGMSAWLVPAGIALLSCLALVAGPLGVGRGAALRPERRDWSTFWGFALPRAASAAIDAGNMWVGVLLTSVLAGAGEAGVFGAVGRYILAGQLAMQGLRVAVSPQLSRLLGAGRPDAAAAVHRQLTAWGLVLSWPVYLLLAVFGLAFLELFGSGFTAGATAMTVLALAMLVNTGVGNVQSLLLMGGRSELHLAATVAGLLVTVSLGLVLIPGHGATGAAAAWAAGIVTENLTAVTCARVVFGQPLVDAPMLRAAAATVAGVGAAATVGVLAGGRGIPGLLVAAAVLAAGCVGLLTLPRVRHGIRVTMRQIRGRGEAAPTATGSAPPQQEGR